The following DNA comes from Desulfatiglans sp..
GTAACACTGTCCGATATTGCATTTATTATTTTAGTCCGTAGGTCAGTCTCTATCCTCTTTTCTTCTCGGGAGGTTAGATCACTCTTTATCCTTTCCTTGAGGGCATCAACCGTATCAAATTCAAGACCGAGCCCCTTAACAAAGGCATCATCAAGGGCAGGGAGCTCTATACTCTTAATATCGGTTATCTCAACAGTGAATCTGATTGTCTTACCCTTTAGTTTAGGGTTAATATAGTCATCCTTGAAGCTGGTGGAAAATTCCTTTTTATCCCCTTTCTTGAGCCCTATAAGCTCATCTTCAAAGCCCGGATAAAAGCTCCCCCCTCCTATATAGAGGGAGTAATTTTCGGCCTTCATGCCCTCAACGGCATTATCCCCTTCAAAACCCTGGTAGCTGACTACAGCATAGTCTTCCTTTTGTATGCCCCTCTCCTCGGTTAAAGGAGTAAGCTTTCCATGCGCCTTTAATATGGCCTTTACCTGGGTATCTACGTCATCATCGTTTACAATCAATTTATCCTTTTCTACCTTTACACCAAGGTAGTCTTTTAATTCAAACTCAGGCCTCACCTCTATGATCGCCGCATATTTGTAATCCTGACCCTTTTTTATGATTTCATCATTTTCTAAAACAGGCATACTCAATGGATATACCTCTGTTTCGTGGATGGCCTTTGCCAGGGTCTCACGTACAATATCATTCGCCGCATCCTCAAACACCTGGTCTCCATAATATTTTTCAACCATTTTCATGGGGACCTTGCCGGGCCTAAAACCCTTGATCTTAGCTTTTTTAGCGTATTTCTTGAACACGCTTTCTATCTTTTGATCAACATCCTTTGCCTCTATCTCAACCAGGATTTTCTTTTTTACAGAACTGATTTCTTCAACTGTAGTTTTCATAGAATACCTTCATAATAAGTTGTTATCACAGATTTAACTTCCCCTGCCCGCATCATAATCAGCCTTTTCCCCGGTGTTCAGTCTCATTTAAATTCATCAGTTTTGATAAAGGAAAATGTGCCTGAATTCTGACATCTGAAAGCCGTCTTTTTAACCTGAACCAGCCTTTTCCGGATGGAAACAAACATGGAAAACAGAAGTAATGTAATACCGGAACCAGTTAATAAAATAATTACCTTCAGGTACCCCTGAAATTTCAAAAAACAAACAGGATAAAAGCTAATTATAATTTACCTAATATCAAGCTGGATAAGGTAAATAATAAATGGCTTCAAGACTGTCAATAATAATTATGTATATGATAGCATAAATCATGCCATTTAGATGGTGTGTCAGGGGGTTAAAAACTGTTAAAACTGAATAACCGAGGGGGCTGCTTTAGGGGGTTATATTATTGCAATAAATGGTTACAAAAGGGGAGCAATGCCGGATAACCCTGATATTACAGGTTTTTTTGGCAGAGATACGGTAAAGACCATGTCCTTTTCCTCCTGGGCATATGACAGGAGACCCCCTATATCCTTTAAAAGCCTGTATGAAAGGGGAAGGCTGAAATCCCTTTCGCTGCTGTTAAATGGAAGAAAAAACATATCAGGATTATCTGCCTTTGTGCTAGATACCCTGTTTTTGAATTCTATATGACAGTTATTGTCACTTTCATATGTTTTTATTGTAACTTCATTGCCATTATAATTCTCTTTTCCTGATGTCCTGAGCAATTCAGCAAATGTCCCTATGACAATATCTCTGTCGGTCTTTACAGGTGTAAGCTCGGTGTCGAGGTCAAGATTGATATTCACCTTTTTTGGGGCTGTTTCCGAGAGGTACCTTTCAACACAGGAAGAGATGAGGTTGTTTATTTGGCACTCTTCATAATTTATCTCAACAGGCTTCAGGTATTCGGCCAGACGCTTAAGGATACTTTCAAGACGTTTTGATTCCTTTAGTATAATGTCGCCTTCGGGAAGGTCAGGGAACCTTTTTCTGAGACGCCTGGCAAAACCGCCTATAGAAACCAGGGGGTTTCTGATGCCATGTGCAACCTCTGCGGATATGGAGCTGAGCAGCTTTAATTTTTCCCTCTGTATGATCTCCTTTTCAAGAACAACACGATCTGAAATATCCACTATCATGCCTTTTATGGTATTTGCAGCACCTCCTCCCATGGGTTTTGCCCCTGTTATTGAGCCCGTCATAACATTGATAAGTCGTCCATTCCTGTGGATCATTCGGCACTCTTCGGAAAACCTGAAGTTCTGGGACTGAAAGGCCCTGTTAAAGGTCTCCCTTATACGCGGGCGGTCATCCGGGTGTATCCTTTCAAGGAGCCACCCTGGCTCTGCGGATGCCTCTTCCGCAGAAAAGCCAAGCATGGGTTCGCACGCCCTGCTTATAAATTCCAGCTCAATATCCTCCCTTACAACAAAGACGAGACAGGGGATATTCTGAACAAGATTGTAGTATTTCTGTTCAGCTATCTTTACCTGTTCTTTTAAAAGCATGCGCTCCTGAAAACGCTTTATGCATAGATTAAGCTCGCTTATGCCAA
Coding sequences within:
- the tig gene encoding trigger factor; this translates as MKTTVEEISSVKKKILVEIEAKDVDQKIESVFKKYAKKAKIKGFRPGKVPMKMVEKYYGDQVFEDAANDIVRETLAKAIHETEVYPLSMPVLENDEIIKKGQDYKYAAIIEVRPEFELKDYLGVKVEKDKLIVNDDDVDTQVKAILKAHGKLTPLTEERGIQKEDYAVVSYQGFEGDNAVEGMKAENYSLYIGGGSFYPGFEDELIGLKKGDKKEFSTSFKDDYINPKLKGKTIRFTVEITDIKSIELPALDDAFVKGLGLEFDTVDALKERIKSDLTSREEKRIETDLRTKIINAISDSVTFDLPESLVENEIEASIDNMKNNFMRSGASFEKLGLSHDRMKTEFRPIAERNIKASLILGKIAKLEKLEVEEKELSDSFEEMAKESGHPAEELRKFYEANDYMEGLKQTLLKEKTLKYLVENASVTEVEPVKKSEKD
- a CDS encoding response regulator, which gives rise to MSYVVDLPVINIMIVDDDPSIGELIASFVSREGHKPVICTLPNEALEFIKKEPFHIAFIDINMPVMGGIELASNLKRDNPGLEVVFITGFGTFDNAIQAIKVGAYDYLRKPFGISELNLCIKRFQERMLLKEQVKIAEQKYYNLVQNIPCLVFVVREDIELEFISRACEPMLGFSAEEASAEPGWLLERIHPDDRPRIRETFNRAFQSQNFRFSEECRMIHRNGRLINVMTGSITGAKPMGGGAANTIKGMIVDISDRVVLEKEIIQREKLKLLSSISAEVAHGIRNPLVSIGGFARRLRKRFPDLPEGDIILKESKRLESILKRLAEYLKPVEINYEECQINNLISSCVERYLSETAPKKVNINLDLDTELTPVKTDRDIVIGTFAELLRTSGKENYNGNEVTIKTYESDNNCHIEFKNRVSSTKADNPDMFFLPFNSSERDFSLPLSYRLLKDIGGLLSYAQEEKDMVFTVSLPKKPVISGLSGIAPLL